In Alphaproteobacteria bacterium, a single window of DNA contains:
- a CDS encoding M23 family metallopeptidase → METGRLVRRGILGLAFLTATALLFIDPGTGGRVQGAGAALLDGEYSKTQLGAGTLNGDSLLEEEVLLPMVRLLAVEPGDTLAQILIDEGAEAGEAHAAIGALRKMFNPRDLKSGQQIEVTFQPTPDGLGGSRFMGLSFEPDYARKIELARGEDGSFSAKENLKPLSHEIVRAEGRIDSSLYDAAIKAGIGHNVLSTMVRVLSYDVDFQRDIQEGDSFQVFYERWTDEKGNAVKDGDIYYLSMTLSGKPLHYYRFKAADGLVDYFNDKGESVKKALLRTPADGARITSKFGSRRHPILGYSRMHKGIDFGLPHGAPIQAAGDGVVEMAGVNKGYGNYLRIRHANGFSTAYAHLSGFAKGVRTGKRVGQGQVVAYVGSTGLSTGPHLHYEVMVNGNQVNPLSIKMPSGRKLAGKELDLFHQARRETERKMADAAVLGKMAAVQ, encoded by the coding sequence ATGGAAACGGGGCGACTTGTCCGGCGGGGCATTCTTGGACTGGCCTTTCTGACGGCGACGGCGCTTCTTTTCATCGATCCCGGCACGGGCGGGCGGGTCCAGGGCGCGGGTGCTGCCCTGCTGGACGGCGAATATTCCAAAACCCAGCTTGGCGCGGGCACCCTCAATGGCGACAGTTTGCTGGAAGAAGAGGTTCTTCTGCCGATGGTTCGTCTGCTGGCCGTCGAGCCGGGCGACACGTTGGCCCAGATTCTAATCGATGAAGGCGCCGAGGCGGGCGAGGCGCATGCCGCCATCGGCGCGCTGCGCAAAATGTTCAATCCCCGCGATCTGAAAAGCGGGCAGCAAATCGAAGTGACGTTCCAGCCGACTCCCGATGGGTTGGGGGGATCGCGCTTCATGGGGCTTTCCTTCGAACCTGACTATGCGCGCAAGATCGAGCTGGCGCGCGGCGAGGACGGAAGTTTCTCCGCCAAGGAAAACCTAAAGCCCTTGAGCCATGAAATTGTGCGAGCCGAAGGGCGGATCGATTCCAGCCTGTATGACGCCGCGATCAAGGCGGGCATCGGCCATAATGTTCTGTCCACCATGGTGCGCGTGCTGTCCTACGACGTCGATTTCCAACGCGACATCCAGGAAGGCGACAGTTTCCAAGTCTTCTACGAACGCTGGACCGACGAGAAGGGCAATGCCGTCAAGGATGGCGACATTTACTATCTATCGATGACGTTGTCCGGCAAGCCCTTGCATTACTATCGTTTCAAGGCCGCCGATGGGCTGGTCGATTATTTCAACGACAAGGGCGAGAGTGTGAAAAAGGCCCTGCTGCGCACGCCAGCCGATGGCGCTCGCATCACATCGAAATTCGGTTCGCGCAGGCATCCGATCCTGGGCTATTCGCGCATGCATAAGGGCATCGATTTCGGCCTGCCCCATGGCGCACCCATTCAGGCGGCGGGCGATGGCGTGGTCGAGATGGCGGGCGTCAACAAAGGCTATGGCAATTATCTGCGCATCCGCCACGCCAACGGATTCTCCACCGCTTACGCGCATCTTTCGGGTTTCGCCAAGGGCGTCAGAACCGGCAAGCGCGTCGGCCAGGGCCAGGTGGTGGCCTATGTCGGCTCGACCGGCCTGTCGACGGGGCCGCATCTTCATTACGAAGTGATGGTCAACGGCAATCAGGTCAACCCCTTAAGCATCAAGATGCCGTCGGGCCGCAAGCTGGCGGGCAAGGAGTTGGATCTGTTCCATCAGGCGCGCCGCGAAACCGAGCGCAAAATGGCCGATGCCGCTGTGCTCGGAAAAATGGCCGCGGTGCAGTAA
- a CDS encoding thiosulfate oxidation carrier protein SoxY, producing MKHPTSLDSTMPRRALLARGAKLAGACAALAAFGPLALIPGKALAQAKGIQPEESLQQTMDRLFGKRPIKEAGNVFEFKIPMIAENGSVVAARVEVKGTMTKDKYAKAIYIIADKNRRPLSAKYTFTPDAGGALVGTNLRLGDTTNVRAVVEMSDGSLYQAIQEVRVTVGGCGG from the coding sequence ATGAAACATCCAACGTCACTCGATTCAACCATGCCCAGGCGCGCTTTGCTGGCGCGTGGCGCCAAGCTGGCGGGCGCTTGCGCAGCGCTGGCGGCCTTCGGCCCCCTGGCGCTGATCCCTGGCAAGGCCTTGGCCCAGGCCAAGGGCATTCAACCCGAGGAGAGCCTGCAACAGACCATGGACCGATTGTTCGGCAAGCGCCCGATCAAAGAGGCTGGCAACGTCTTCGAATTCAAGATTCCCATGATCGCCGAGAACGGATCGGTGGTCGCCGCCCGCGTCGAGGTGAAAGGGACGATGACCAAGGACAAATACGCCAAGGCCATCTACATCATCGCCGACAAGAACCGCCGGCCGCTATCGGCCAAATACACCTTCACGCCCGATGCGGGCGGGGCGCTGGTGGGCACCAATCTTCGCCTTGGCGACACTACCAACGTGCGGGCCGTGGTCGAAATGAGCGACGGCAGCCTTTATCAAGCCATCCAGGAAGTGCGCGTGACCGTCGGCGGTTGCGGCGGCTGA
- the soxZ gene encoding thiosulfate oxidation carrier complex protein SoxZ — MAEVKIRLPKTVAKGEVIAVRALVTHPMEVVERGKDGKVIEKVYNFIHTVTVTFNGKTIMTGEMTQSLSANPFVEFPLKVNEPGKLVITFEDTTGEKHIGAIDVAF; from the coding sequence ATGGCCGAAGTCAAGATCCGCCTTCCCAAAACCGTCGCCAAGGGCGAAGTGATCGCCGTTCGCGCGCTTGTGACCCATCCCATGGAAGTCGTCGAGCGCGGCAAGGACGGCAAGGTCATCGAGAAAGTCTACAACTTCATTCACACCGTCACGGTCACCTTCAATGGCAAGACCATCATGACGGGCGAAATGACCCAGTCCCTAAGCGCCAATCCTTTTGTGGAATTCCCGCTCAAGGTCAACGAACCCGGAAAACTCGTCATCACCTTCGAGGACACGACGGGCGAGAAGCACATCGGCGCGATCGACGTCGCGTTCTGA
- the soxA gene encoding sulfur oxidation c-type cytochrome SoxA, which translates to MHQWTSWRSFAIAAGSALIVAACATAVPEWTSQAIKESAAPLEMKDGKQVQIRYNEGPYSPFAAIDWSKYRTYAYNETIPQPPVVKAAMPKDVKGDVEKGKKLFQNRNKAPCTGCHVVRDDIWPMGNVGPNLSHFAEKKFKDEFVYQMIYDMRSVNEDSHMPPWGTSGAFTPEEIVHLVAYLQTQKGPDVKRKDPNIDPSTRYVSEGFGDNLDPTNNPAIAMAESAAAKVWKKAGTNGKTCESCHAGGPAKMVGVATKWPRFVKTYDRTMAIEDFLGPHSKDTMGANSLPAQGTDNILTATAIKMASNGMNQNIDMSTPEMKAALERGKGSFYNRVGQRNHACADCHTPERGGGHFLGGRMLPQVTMPMNLHFPTYRTNFAKVWDIRKRFQWCTLPLGMNFIPGDSIEYAELELYLASFGQGKPIRVPGLGH; encoded by the coding sequence ATGCATCAATGGACATCCTGGCGATCTTTCGCCATTGCAGCCGGGTCGGCACTGATCGTCGCCGCCTGCGCCACCGCCGTTCCCGAATGGACGTCGCAGGCGATCAAGGAATCGGCGGCGCCCTTGGAAATGAAGGACGGCAAGCAGGTTCAGATTCGCTACAACGAAGGACCCTACAGCCCCTTTGCCGCCATCGACTGGTCGAAATACCGCACCTACGCCTACAATGAAACGATCCCGCAGCCGCCCGTCGTCAAGGCTGCGATGCCCAAGGACGTCAAAGGCGACGTCGAGAAGGGCAAGAAGCTGTTCCAAAACCGCAACAAGGCGCCCTGCACCGGGTGCCATGTGGTCAGGGACGATATCTGGCCGATGGGCAATGTCGGCCCCAATCTGTCCCATTTCGCCGAAAAGAAATTCAAGGACGAATTCGTCTATCAGATGATCTACGACATGCGTTCGGTGAACGAAGACAGCCACATGCCGCCCTGGGGCACGTCGGGCGCCTTCACGCCCGAAGAAATCGTGCATCTGGTGGCCTATCTGCAAACCCAGAAAGGACCCGACGTCAAGCGCAAGGACCCCAATATCGACCCGTCCACGCGCTATGTCTCGGAAGGGTTTGGCGACAATCTCGACCCCACCAACAATCCGGCCATCGCCATGGCCGAAAGCGCTGCCGCCAAGGTCTGGAAAAAGGCCGGAACGAACGGCAAGACCTGCGAGTCTTGCCATGCGGGCGGACCAGCCAAGATGGTCGGCGTCGCCACCAAATGGCCGCGCTTCGTGAAAACCTATGATCGCACCATGGCGATCGAGGATTTCCTGGGGCCGCACAGCAAGGACACGATGGGGGCAAACAGCCTGCCCGCCCAAGGGACTGACAACATCCTGACCGCGACCGCCATCAAGATGGCGTCCAACGGGATGAATCAGAACATCGACATGTCGACGCCCGAGATGAAGGCGGCACTCGAGCGCGGCAAGGGGTCTTTCTACAACCGGGTCGGCCAGCGCAATCACGCCTGCGCCGACTGCCACACGCCGGAAAGAGGCGGCGGACATTTCCTGGGCGGGCGCATGCTGCCCCAGGTTACGATGCCGATGAACCTGCATTTCCCCACCTACCGCACCAACTTCGCCAAAGTGTGGGACATCAGGAAGCGCTTCCAATGGTGCACCCTGCCGCTGGGCATGAACTTCATCCCCGGCGATTCGATCGAATATGCGGAACTCGAGCTTTATCTGGCCTCATTCGGCCAGGGCAAGCCAATCCGCGTCCCCGGTCTGGGTCACTAA